In one Halosimplex halophilum genomic region, the following are encoded:
- a CDS encoding DUF2070 family protein, producing MTTTQGNLASLSRFVFRAPSWYSSVGFALLIAAVAGVAAFDSRFVFEDAWEGLFYIGIPTVAASVFTPYVDRKLGGQLSRNQASLLALACELITIGVLTVAAVVAVATPLGQEFVVDALLVALASIFALRLFIIMAVSRQRLVVASAAASIQTASAALLLFVYSGTMRYMEFGGGPVARAFLFRPDEAPQRIAEMQYIDPGKFGLLALICLVYAGCVWLFLTVIDQPWKRSLGVSVLDFVRGFIGHVAEGSRELETFFEDIGEDAIVPVTVLSVRRPEGGEKARFVLPMLHPGPMGDIGGGNLPRRIAEQADGLAFPPHATAGHDFNLVTEREVDTVIDTAETAYQRIEYGPTATESVRVESGEATLTGQAFGDGAFLASTFSPEFADDVEYAVGLSAVAEARSEDLEEVMLADAHNCNNGLAGEDLGHVVPGSKRSFDMIDGARDAGARLAAATRKPFRCGVAWDETDWEPEEGIGPLGIRVAVFEVDGQQTAYVFVDGNNMVPGLRERIVEAVDAVDRVEVLTTDTHVVNTMEAENQVGDALPESEIVAAIEDLVAAAKDDLEPVEAGMETENAEVTVFGNDRTEMLASTANAAVSMGAPLAGAIITAALSVSALIFLLARL from the coding sequence ATGACGACCACCCAGGGCAACCTCGCGAGCCTCTCGCGGTTCGTCTTCCGCGCGCCCAGCTGGTACTCCAGCGTCGGCTTCGCCCTGCTCATCGCGGCGGTGGCCGGCGTGGCGGCCTTCGACTCCCGGTTCGTCTTCGAGGACGCCTGGGAGGGGCTGTTCTACATCGGTATCCCGACCGTCGCGGCGAGCGTGTTCACGCCGTACGTCGACCGCAAGCTCGGCGGCCAGCTCTCGCGCAACCAGGCGTCGCTACTGGCGCTTGCCTGCGAGCTCATCACCATCGGCGTGCTGACCGTCGCCGCGGTCGTCGCGGTGGCGACGCCGCTGGGTCAGGAGTTCGTCGTCGACGCCCTGCTGGTCGCGCTGGCGTCGATCTTCGCCCTGCGCCTCTTCATCATCATGGCCGTCTCCCGCCAGCGGCTGGTCGTCGCGTCGGCGGCCGCGAGCATCCAGACCGCCTCCGCCGCGCTCCTGCTGTTCGTCTACAGCGGGACGATGCGCTACATGGAGTTCGGCGGCGGTCCGGTCGCCCGCGCGTTCCTCTTCCGGCCCGACGAGGCGCCCCAGCGGATCGCCGAGATGCAGTACATCGACCCCGGGAAGTTCGGCCTGCTCGCGCTCATCTGTCTCGTCTATGCCGGCTGCGTCTGGCTCTTTCTCACCGTCATCGACCAGCCCTGGAAACGCAGCCTCGGCGTCTCCGTCCTCGATTTCGTCCGCGGGTTCATCGGCCACGTCGCCGAGGGGTCGCGCGAGCTGGAGACGTTCTTCGAGGACATCGGCGAGGACGCCATCGTCCCGGTGACCGTCCTCTCGGTGCGCCGGCCCGAGGGCGGCGAGAAGGCGCGGTTCGTCCTCCCGATGCTCCACCCCGGGCCGATGGGCGACATCGGCGGCGGCAACCTCCCCCGGCGGATCGCCGAGCAGGCCGACGGCCTCGCCTTCCCGCCCCACGCCACCGCCGGCCACGACTTCAACCTCGTCACCGAGCGGGAGGTCGACACCGTCATCGACACCGCCGAGACGGCCTACCAGCGCATCGAGTACGGCCCGACCGCCACCGAATCGGTCCGCGTCGAGTCCGGCGAGGCCACCCTGACCGGCCAGGCGTTCGGCGACGGCGCCTTCCTCGCGTCGACGTTCTCCCCCGAGTTCGCCGACGACGTGGAGTACGCCGTCGGCCTCTCGGCGGTCGCCGAGGCCCGCAGCGAGGACCTTGAGGAGGTGATGCTCGCCGACGCGCACAACTGCAACAACGGGCTGGCGGGCGAGGACCTGGGCCACGTCGTCCCCGGCAGCAAGCGCTCGTTCGACATGATCGACGGCGCCCGCGACGCCGGCGCCCGGCTCGCCGCCGCGACCCGCAAGCCCTTCCGCTGTGGCGTCGCCTGGGACGAGACCGACTGGGAGCCCGAGGAGGGCATCGGCCCGCTGGGCATCCGCGTCGCCGTCTTCGAGGTCGACGGCCAGCAGACCGCCTACGTGTTCGTGGACGGCAACAACATGGTCCCCGGCCTCCGCGAGCGGATCGTCGAGGCCGTCGACGCCGTCGACCGCGTCGAGGTGCTGACGACCGACACCCACGTCGTCAACACGATGGAGGCCGAGAACCAGGTCGGCGACGCCCTCCCCGAGTCCGAGATCGTCGCGGCCATCGAGGACCTCGTCGCGGCGGCGAAGGACGACCTCGAACCCGTCGAGGCGGGCATGGAGACCGAGAACGCCGAGGTGACCGTCTTCGGCAACGACCGCACGGAGATGCTCGCCTCGACGGCCAACGCCGCCGTCTCGATGGGCGCGCCGCTGGCCGGCGCCATCATCACCGCCGCCCTGTCGGTGTCGGCGCTGATCTTCCTCCTCGCGCGGCTCTGA
- a CDS encoding AAA family ATPase yields the protein MDVSEASAECDRVLDEIGSAVIADREFLETVLLGFVGRGHVLMEDVPGTGKTLTARSMATALGLEFSRVQFTPDLLPADITGTHVFNEREREFEFNEGPLFANVVLADEINRAPPKTQSALLEAMEEEQVTVDGDTYELPSPFFVLATQNPVEMEGTFELPEAQVDRFLVKSSIGYPDEAGEEELLHRRLGRSEQSPSVSPVLDQDLVTDLREAPESVRVDDDLVTYVSAIARATREDRRVEVGVSPRGTQRLLEATRARAAMVGREYVTPDDVKRVAQPVLAHRVVLTPDARVDEVRKSSVVDSVLDEVPVPTV from the coding sequence ATGGACGTAAGCGAAGCGAGCGCGGAGTGCGACCGGGTCCTCGACGAGATCGGTTCGGCGGTCATCGCCGACCGGGAGTTCCTCGAAACGGTGCTCCTGGGGTTCGTCGGCCGCGGCCACGTCCTCATGGAGGACGTGCCGGGGACCGGGAAGACGCTCACCGCTCGCAGCATGGCCACCGCCCTGGGGCTCGAGTTCTCGCGCGTGCAGTTCACGCCCGACCTGCTGCCCGCCGACATCACCGGTACCCACGTGTTCAACGAGCGCGAGCGCGAGTTCGAGTTCAACGAGGGACCGCTCTTCGCCAACGTCGTGCTGGCCGACGAGATCAACCGCGCACCCCCCAAAACCCAGTCCGCCCTCCTCGAAGCGATGGAAGAGGAACAGGTCACCGTCGACGGCGACACCTACGAGCTGCCCTCCCCGTTCTTCGTCCTCGCGACGCAGAACCCCGTCGAGATGGAGGGCACCTTCGAACTCCCCGAGGCGCAGGTCGACCGGTTCCTCGTCAAGAGCTCCATCGGCTACCCCGACGAGGCCGGCGAGGAGGAGCTGCTCCACCGCCGGCTGGGCCGCAGCGAGCAGAGCCCGTCGGTCTCGCCGGTGCTCGACCAGGACCTCGTGACGGACCTCCGTGAGGCCCCCGAGTCCGTCCGCGTCGACGACGACCTCGTGACCTACGTCTCGGCCATCGCCCGCGCGACCCGCGAGGACCGCCGCGTCGAGGTCGGCGTCTCCCCGCGCGGGACACAGCGCCTGCTGGAGGCGACCCGGGCCCGCGCCGCCATGGTCGGCCGCGAGTACGTCACCCCCGACGACGTCAAGCGGGTCGCCCAGCCGGTGCTCGCCCACCGCGTCGTCCTGACGCCCGACGCCCGCGTCGACGAGGTCCGCAAGTCCTCGGTCGTCGACTCGGTGCTCGACGAAGTGCCCGTCCCGACGGTCTGA
- a CDS encoding DUF5789 family protein, with protein MAENDTDHEQGVEFGSIESVFEEVSYPVTAGDLAEEYGDREVQRTSADPIAIRDLFAGAGDQSFESEEELRQGMLNMMPAESVGRQRYSDRGGSDREDIDSAEMADDNEQQREDRGG; from the coding sequence ATGGCCGAGAACGACACCGACCACGAGCAGGGCGTCGAGTTCGGGTCCATCGAGTCGGTCTTCGAGGAGGTGTCCTACCCGGTGACGGCGGGGGACCTCGCCGAGGAGTACGGCGACCGGGAGGTTCAGCGCACCAGCGCCGACCCCATCGCGATCCGTGACCTGTTCGCGGGCGCCGGCGACCAGTCGTTCGAGTCCGAGGAGGAACTGCGCCAGGGGATGCTCAACATGATGCCCGCCGAGTCGGTCGGCCGACAGCGCTACTCCGACCGGGGCGGCTCCGACCGGGAGGACATCGACTCGGCGGAGATGGCCGACGACAACGAACAGCAGAGAGAGGACCGCGGCGGGTGA
- a CDS encoding Rdx family protein: protein MTTVTLEYCVPCGFRERALDTQEAILSSLEGEIDRFELVMGDHGVFRVEVGDEIVYDKERDTFDVDAIVRDVRATL, encoded by the coding sequence ATGACCACAGTCACGCTGGAGTACTGCGTCCCCTGCGGGTTCCGCGAGCGGGCGCTCGACACCCAGGAGGCGATCCTCTCGAGCCTCGAAGGCGAGATCGACCGCTTCGAACTCGTGATGGGCGACCACGGCGTCTTCCGCGTCGAGGTCGGCGACGAGATCGTCTACGACAAGGAGCGGGACACCTTCGACGTCGACGCCATCGTCCGAGACGTGCGGGCCACTCTCTGA
- a CDS encoding bactofilin family protein — MSRTDSPAGATRFVALVCALALAAALVPGAAAAVPFANGAPAAEAPTDGQFADQTVGSDVVVGPDETVSDLEVVSGDVVVHGTVEGDVEAAAGSVRVTGEVTDDVQAAAGSVTVEGRVGGTVEAAAGSVEVGPDAAVGGDVEAAAGTVTVAGTVDGDVTGSETVRLEDGATVHGDVAYGESLDRADGATVDGTVTHDESLSLDGLQWGITVDDLEALDELAFLPSPVVGLLTAVGALAVGALLLVVFPDFSGEMVETVTDQPGRSVAAGLATMIAVPAALLAIAMTVIGLPLAFAGGAVFALAAWVALVYGEYLVGRRVLAEAGVDDRWAALVVGVVGIELLARIPLFGDLLTFGVALLGLGAGALTIAARRRDGDDGTAETPPPDPSPGAA; from the coding sequence ATGAGCCGGACCGACTCCCCCGCCGGCGCGACGCGGTTCGTCGCGCTCGTCTGTGCGCTCGCCCTCGCCGCCGCGCTGGTCCCCGGCGCGGCGGCCGCAGTACCGTTCGCGAACGGCGCCCCCGCCGCTGAAGCGCCGACCGACGGTCAGTTCGCCGACCAGACCGTCGGCAGCGACGTGGTCGTCGGGCCCGACGAGACGGTCTCCGACCTGGAGGTGGTGAGCGGCGACGTGGTCGTCCACGGGACCGTCGAGGGCGACGTGGAAGCCGCCGCCGGCTCCGTGCGGGTCACCGGCGAGGTGACCGACGACGTGCAGGCCGCCGCGGGCTCGGTCACCGTCGAGGGCCGCGTCGGCGGCACGGTCGAGGCGGCCGCCGGCTCGGTCGAGGTCGGCCCCGACGCCGCGGTCGGCGGCGACGTGGAGGCCGCGGCCGGGACGGTCACCGTCGCCGGGACGGTCGACGGCGACGTGACCGGCTCCGAGACCGTTCGCCTGGAGGACGGCGCGACCGTCCACGGCGACGTGGCCTACGGCGAGAGCCTCGACCGCGCGGACGGGGCCACCGTCGACGGGACGGTGACCCACGACGAGAGCCTGAGCCTCGACGGCCTCCAGTGGGGTATCACCGTCGACGACCTCGAAGCGCTCGACGAACTGGCGTTCCTGCCCTCGCCGGTCGTCGGCCTCCTCACCGCCGTCGGGGCCCTGGCCGTCGGCGCCCTGTTGCTCGTGGTCTTCCCCGACTTCTCGGGGGAGATGGTCGAGACGGTGACCGACCAGCCCGGTCGCTCGGTCGCCGCCGGCCTGGCGACGATGATCGCGGTCCCGGCCGCCCTGCTCGCGATAGCGATGACCGTCATCGGGCTGCCGCTGGCGTTCGCCGGCGGCGCCGTCTTCGCGCTGGCGGCCTGGGTCGCGCTGGTCTACGGCGAGTACCTCGTCGGGCGGCGCGTGCTCGCCGAGGCCGGCGTCGACGACCGCTGGGCCGCGCTCGTCGTCGGCGTCGTCGGTATCGAGCTGCTGGCGCGGATCCCCCTCTTCGGCGACCTGCTGACGTTCGGCGTCGCCCTGCTCGGCCTCGGCGCCGGCGCGCTCACGATCGCCGCCCGCCGCCGCGACGGCGACGACGGGACCGCCGAGACGCCGCCGCCGGACCCCTCCCCCGGCGCGGCCTGA
- a CDS encoding ABC transporter ATP-binding protein: MTATLVAEDVRRSYGETVALDGVSLSVDAGEVFALVGPNGAGKTTLVRALTGTTDADGSVELFGADPREVDRERVGLLPQAFDPPARLTARELLDYYAGLYDDARSVEAVLDDVGLSDDADTWYENLSGGQKRRTCVGSALVNDPDLLFLDEPTTGIDPAGRRALWDLLESLADGGTTIVLTTHDMTEAHRLADRVGLLADGRLVAADDPDALVAEYGGESRLVVETDADPAALDLSFPAERAGDSLVVSDVPPEAIGDVVDALAAAGASYDALTWSEPDLEDVYLELAGGGGAYDGRRRERAAVAGGAGGDPSAEGER; encoded by the coding sequence ATGACAGCGACGCTCGTCGCCGAGGACGTGCGCCGGTCCTACGGCGAGACGGTCGCGCTCGACGGCGTCTCCCTCTCGGTCGACGCGGGCGAGGTGTTCGCGCTCGTCGGCCCCAACGGCGCGGGCAAGACGACGCTCGTCCGCGCGCTGACGGGGACGACCGACGCCGACGGGTCGGTCGAACTGTTCGGCGCCGACCCGCGCGAGGTGGACCGCGAGCGCGTCGGCCTGCTCCCGCAGGCGTTCGACCCGCCCGCGCGGCTCACCGCCCGCGAACTGCTCGACTACTACGCCGGCCTCTACGACGATGCCCGGTCAGTCGAGGCGGTCCTCGACGACGTGGGACTGTCCGACGACGCCGACACCTGGTACGAGAACCTCTCGGGCGGCCAAAAGCGGCGGACCTGCGTCGGCTCGGCGCTGGTCAACGACCCCGACCTGCTCTTCCTCGACGAGCCGACGACCGGCATCGACCCCGCCGGCCGACGGGCGCTGTGGGACCTCCTCGAATCGCTGGCCGACGGCGGGACGACCATCGTCCTCACCACCCACGACATGACCGAGGCCCACCGGCTGGCCGACCGCGTCGGGCTGCTCGCCGACGGCCGGCTCGTCGCAGCGGACGACCCCGACGCGCTCGTTGCGGAGTACGGCGGCGAGAGCCGCCTCGTCGTCGAGACCGACGCCGACCCCGCCGCGCTCGACCTGTCGTTCCCGGCCGAGCGGGCGGGTGACTCGCTGGTCGTCTCGGACGTGCCGCCGGAGGCCATCGGCGACGTGGTCGACGCGCTGGCCGCGGCCGGCGCCAGCTACGACGCGCTCACCTGGTCGGAGCCGGACCTGGAGGACGTGTACCTCGAACTCGCCGGCGGTGGCGGGGCCTACGACGGCCGGCGCCGCGAGCGCGCGGCGGTCGCGGGCGGGGCCGGCGGCGACCCCTCCGCGGAGGGCGAGCGATGA
- a CDS encoding ABC transporter permease, translating into MTRTGRVTASVRAGWRSFLRRRTAVFFTFLFPLLIVVIFGALVQTQPTGGGLFTEPAVYYVPGYLAVVVLFTPLSRVGSEVARHREGNRFEKLATTPLTRAEWLLAQTVVNVVVIGLAALMLLALVVALTGAAIPLSPAVALLLVAYVVVGVALFCGVGAVIGATADSQDGVIATSNTIALPLLFLSETFVPLDLLPGWFEPATMLSPLTYFARGVRATTDGGAVPPTGPLAPELGYLLALVALAAVAVAAGAVALPRTD; encoded by the coding sequence ATGACCCGGACCGGTCGGGTGACCGCGTCGGTCCGCGCGGGCTGGCGCTCCTTCCTCCGCCGGCGGACGGCCGTGTTCTTCACCTTCCTCTTCCCGCTGCTCATCGTCGTCATCTTCGGCGCGCTGGTCCAGACCCAGCCGACCGGGGGCGGGCTGTTCACCGAACCGGCGGTCTACTACGTCCCGGGATACCTCGCCGTGGTCGTCCTGTTCACGCCGCTGTCGCGGGTCGGCAGCGAGGTCGCGCGCCACCGCGAGGGCAACCGCTTCGAGAAGCTCGCGACGACGCCGCTGACGCGGGCCGAGTGGCTGCTCGCACAGACCGTCGTCAACGTCGTCGTCATCGGCCTCGCCGCGCTCATGCTCCTGGCGCTGGTCGTCGCGCTGACCGGCGCAGCGATCCCGCTGTCGCCGGCCGTCGCCCTCCTGCTCGTCGCCTACGTCGTCGTCGGCGTCGCGCTGTTCTGCGGAGTCGGCGCGGTCATCGGCGCGACCGCCGACTCCCAGGACGGCGTCATCGCGACGAGCAACACCATCGCGCTCCCCCTGCTCTTCCTCTCGGAGACGTTCGTCCCGCTGGATCTGCTCCCGGGGTGGTTCGAGCCGGCGACCATGCTCTCGCCGCTGACCTACTTCGCCCGCGGCGTCCGCGCGACGACCGACGGCGGCGCGGTCCCGCCGACGGGCCCGCTCGCCCCGGAACTCGGCTACCTGCTCGCGCTCGTCGCGCTCGCCGCCGTCGCCGTCGCCGCCGGTGCGGTGGCACTCCCGCGGACCGACTGA
- a CDS encoding RAD55 family ATPase, with product MERASTDGGRRPGDDGPDGRTRHGGSGHRPDGSGRCDYCRLPVPGDPVVAERDGHRYTYCCVACREAASEGDKVFTQYHGFRRVPTGVDPLDESLPQGIPRNSFVLLTDLAGTRTESIQAELVWRALQRGEPAVFVSFLEPPMSVVQEFVTLDWNVLPYLESGQLQILDCFTYRLENRERMYDRLNDWNTFLSETAADATTQVRDPTELGELHNRIDDVLESRDMEDRGIVVVDSLTEFGSLVQPVQAYDFLKDVRAEVCKSRFVPIYAGATVTGEDQQFPHDLNYMVDGIVELNLDEELVEGSLMKQIRVRKMSGVLTLPKWTLYEYTAGEGIVTIELHEGPPGEGDGEQSGPVDPQQDGEPSTGSGDGAAGGGLGQGPPAGQSAEGGPVDDSPAGGSDGSQAAGDGDEE from the coding sequence ATGGAACGGGCCAGCACTGACGGCGGCCGACGACCAGGGGACGACGGACCCGACGGACGCACTCGCCACGGCGGCTCGGGTCACCGCCCGGACGGGAGCGGGCGCTGTGACTACTGTCGGCTCCCGGTCCCGGGCGACCCCGTCGTCGCCGAGCGCGACGGCCACCGGTACACGTACTGCTGTGTCGCCTGTCGGGAGGCCGCAAGCGAGGGCGACAAGGTCTTCACCCAGTACCACGGCTTCCGGCGAGTTCCCACGGGCGTCGACCCGCTGGACGAGAGCCTCCCGCAGGGGATCCCCCGCAACTCGTTCGTCCTCCTGACGGATCTTGCGGGCACCCGGACGGAGTCGATCCAGGCCGAACTCGTCTGGCGCGCGCTCCAGCGGGGCGAACCCGCCGTCTTCGTCTCCTTCCTCGAACCGCCGATGTCGGTCGTCCAGGAGTTCGTCACGCTGGACTGGAACGTCCTCCCCTACCTGGAGTCCGGCCAGCTGCAGATCCTCGACTGTTTCACCTACCGCCTCGAGAACCGCGAGCGGATGTACGACCGGCTCAACGACTGGAACACCTTCCTCTCGGAGACGGCCGCCGACGCGACCACGCAGGTCCGCGACCCCACCGAACTGGGCGAACTCCACAACCGCATCGACGACGTGCTCGAATCCCGCGACATGGAGGACCGGGGGATCGTCGTCGTCGACTCGCTGACGGAGTTCGGGTCGCTCGTCCAGCCGGTCCAGGCCTACGACTTCCTCAAGGACGTGCGCGCGGAGGTGTGCAAGAGCCGGTTCGTCCCCATCTACGCCGGCGCCACGGTCACCGGCGAGGACCAGCAGTTCCCCCACGACCTGAACTACATGGTCGACGGCATCGTCGAACTCAACCTCGACGAGGAGCTGGTCGAGGGGTCGCTGATGAAGCAGATCCGCGTCCGCAAGATGAGCGGCGTCCTCACGCTCCCGAAGTGGACGCTCTACGAGTACACCGCCGGCGAGGGGATCGTCACCATCGAACTCCACGAGGGACCGCCCGGCGAGGGCGACGGCGAGCAGAGCGGCCCGGTCGACCCGCAGCAGGACGGAGAGCCGTCAACCGGGTCCGGCGACGGGGCGGCGGGCGGCGGTCTCGGCCAGGGACCGCCCGCCGGCCAGTCGGCCGAGGGCGGGCCGGTCGACGACTCGCCGGCCGGCGGGTCCGACGGGAGTCAGGCGGCCGGTGACGGCGACGAGGAGTGA
- a CDS encoding DUF7344 domain-containing protein, with protein MSRPITPQASSPGLGPPGGDDRCDELDRTTVHELLSNERRMRVLELLGRERTWDLSDLAEEIAAAETGERPPPRNKRQSVYVTLHQTHLPKLAHHDVVDYDSERKTVTVEPRGLAIVGSERDGVDAGETTGSNGAESADPVRLEWSIAVAAVGLVLAVADPSSWTPTPAVLNGVYAELSLLAVLLVLVYQKGRHG; from the coding sequence ATGTCACGACCGATCACGCCACAGGCGTCGTCTCCGGGGCTCGGGCCGCCGGGTGGGGACGATAGGTGCGACGAACTGGACCGCACGACGGTCCACGAACTACTGAGCAACGAGCGGCGGATGCGAGTGCTGGAACTGCTGGGGAGAGAACGGACGTGGGACCTCTCGGATCTCGCCGAGGAGATCGCGGCCGCCGAGACCGGCGAGCGGCCGCCCCCGCGGAACAAGCGCCAGAGCGTCTACGTGACGCTCCACCAGACCCACCTGCCGAAACTGGCCCACCACGACGTCGTCGACTACGATTCAGAGCGCAAGACCGTCACGGTGGAGCCGCGCGGCCTCGCCATCGTCGGCTCGGAACGCGACGGGGTAGACGCGGGGGAGACGACGGGTTCGAACGGGGCGGAGTCGGCGGATCCGGTCCGCCTGGAGTGGAGCATCGCCGTCGCCGCGGTCGGGCTCGTGCTCGCCGTGGCCGACCCGTCGTCGTGGACGCCGACGCCCGCGGTGCTGAACGGCGTCTACGCGGAGCTGTCGCTGCTTGCGGTGTTGCTCGTACTGGTCTATCAGAAGGGACGACACGGCTGA